One window from the genome of Bradyrhizobium xenonodulans encodes:
- a CDS encoding adenylate/guanylate cyclase domain-containing protein, with translation MKRKIAAIFAADIAGYSRLVAEDEEETLRRLASYREVVDDFIAKAGGRIFNTAGDAVLAEFPSAVDAVRCAIDIQESLRTRNMAYPPSRQMSFRIGITIGDVVERDGDLLGDGVNIAARLEGLAEVGGICVSRAVHEQVANKLSVQFADIGAQEVKNIPTPVHAYMVAMRREDGTYAKPQLKKAASKVAAAPVWMWPLVVAVVSIVAIGVSGFLYNTKLKQTASVAARAASPSASPSALPSATPAATTTAPTPMPTQLAKAPMAPTNAGAAMAPMPAPSPSAAPMTGKLNADSVPFINERVRNYLAGDYSAAGDYKAFALNVGGFTGSALNQPSEEAARNSAIEQCQKRADAAQSPRRCELYAVGNNVVYTHGKPPMPPQPFVRHDAVIERPFASKDFPIVREPQKVRLENIFAPAAKARSVALGPGGQYFMVLGASSADDAARRSLESCGAIAGVACLVVAIDDNFVVPIPTLFRITGFFNAASNASIVADARGEVMRKLTDAMGWNAVAVGIAGRPGLGLKAADEQTAVNSALADCAKRDSDCHVIAIGPFTVGPVN, from the coding sequence ATGAAACGCAAGATCGCAGCGATTTTCGCAGCCGATATTGCCGGTTATTCGAGACTGGTCGCGGAAGATGAAGAGGAGACGCTGCGGCGTCTGGCCTCCTATCGCGAGGTCGTCGACGATTTCATTGCGAAGGCCGGCGGACGCATCTTCAACACGGCGGGCGATGCCGTGCTCGCGGAATTTCCGAGCGCAGTCGATGCGGTGCGTTGCGCGATCGACATCCAGGAATCCCTGCGGACCCGCAACATGGCCTATCCGCCGAGCCGGCAGATGTCGTTCCGCATCGGCATCACCATCGGCGACGTGGTCGAGCGCGATGGCGATCTGCTCGGCGACGGCGTCAACATCGCAGCAAGGCTGGAAGGCCTGGCCGAAGTCGGCGGCATCTGCGTCTCGCGCGCGGTGCATGAGCAGGTCGCCAACAAGCTCTCGGTCCAGTTCGCCGATATCGGCGCGCAGGAGGTCAAGAACATCCCGACGCCGGTGCACGCCTACATGGTGGCGATGCGGCGCGAGGACGGCACTTATGCCAAGCCGCAGCTGAAGAAGGCGGCCTCCAAGGTGGCCGCAGCACCGGTCTGGATGTGGCCGCTGGTGGTTGCCGTCGTCTCGATCGTCGCCATCGGCGTCAGCGGCTTTCTCTACAACACCAAGCTCAAGCAGACCGCGAGCGTCGCAGCGCGGGCGGCGTCCCCCAGTGCCTCCCCAAGTGCCTTGCCGAGCGCGACGCCGGCTGCAACGACAACGGCGCCGACCCCAATGCCGACCCAGCTCGCCAAGGCGCCGATGGCACCGACGAATGCCGGCGCCGCGATGGCTCCGATGCCTGCACCGTCACCATCCGCGGCGCCGATGACCGGCAAGCTCAATGCCGACAGCGTGCCCTTCATCAATGAACGCGTCCGCAATTATCTGGCCGGCGACTATTCCGCGGCCGGCGACTACAAGGCCTTCGCGCTCAATGTCGGCGGCTTCACGGGCTCGGCGTTGAACCAGCCAAGCGAGGAGGCCGCGCGCAACTCCGCGATCGAGCAGTGCCAGAAGCGGGCCGATGCCGCGCAATCGCCGCGGCGCTGCGAGCTCTACGCGGTCGGCAACAATGTGGTCTACACCCACGGCAAGCCGCCGATGCCGCCGCAGCCCTTCGTGCGGCACGATGCCGTGATCGAGCGGCCGTTCGCCTCGAAGGATTTTCCGATCGTGCGCGAACCGCAGAAAGTCCGGCTCGAAAACATATTCGCGCCGGCGGCGAAAGCCCGCTCGGTCGCGCTCGGCCCGGGCGGTCAATACTTCATGGTGCTGGGCGCATCATCCGCCGACGATGCCGCGCGGCGTTCGCTGGAATCCTGCGGCGCGATCGCCGGCGTGGCCTGCCTGGTCGTCGCGATCGACGACAATTTCGTCGTGCCGATCCCGACCCTGTTCAGGATCACCGGCTTCTTCAATGCCGCGTCCAACGCCTCGATCGTGGCGGATGCGCGCGGCGAGGTCATGCGCAAGCTCACCGACGCCATGGGCTGGAACGCCGTCGCCGTTGGCATCGCAGGCCGTCCCGGCCTCGGCCTCAAGGCCGCCGACGAGCAGACCGCGGTCAATTCGGCACTCGCCGACTGCGCCAAGCGCGACAGCGATTGCCACGTCATCGCGATCGGCCCGTTCACGGTGGGACCGGTGAATTAG
- a CDS encoding RNA pyrophosphohydrolase, whose amino-acid sequence MTNEKPYRPNVGIALFNTEGRVLIGHRFKGDGPEIILPGLDWQMPQGGVDEGEDLRDAAMRELWEETSVTSASYLGETDWLTYEFPPYDGPQTHRLAKFRGQRQKWFALRFTGNDDEIDPLTPRNNQPAEFDAWRWERLDRVPDVVVPFRREVYRAVAQQFAAFGN is encoded by the coding sequence GTGACGAATGAAAAACCCTACCGCCCTAACGTAGGCATCGCCCTCTTCAATACCGAAGGCCGCGTGCTGATCGGCCACCGCTTCAAGGGCGACGGACCCGAGATCATCCTGCCGGGCCTCGACTGGCAGATGCCGCAAGGGGGTGTCGACGAAGGCGAGGACCTGCGCGACGCCGCGATGCGCGAGCTGTGGGAAGAGACCAGCGTCACAAGCGCGAGCTATCTGGGCGAGACCGACTGGCTCACCTACGAGTTCCCGCCCTACGACGGACCGCAGACGCATCGCCTCGCAAAATTCCGCGGCCAGCGCCAGAAATGGTTCGCGCTGCGCTTCACCGGCAACGATGACGAAATCGATCCGCTGACGCCGCGCAACAACCAGCCCGCGGAGTTCGACGCCTGGCGCTGGGAGCGGCTCGACCGCGTCCCCGATGTGGTCGTGCCATTCCGGCGCGAGGTGTATCGCGCGGTGGCGCAGCAGTTTGCGGCGTTCGGAAACTGA
- a CDS encoding RNA pyrophosphohydrolase, with product MARYEDLPYRTCVGVMLINTKGLVFIGRRAGGIEHVDDSHVWQMPQGGVDPGEDTWDAAKRELYEETSVRSVERLGEVPDWLIYDIPRTVAGRAWKGRYRGQRQKWFAVRFTGKDSEINVEKPGGGGHKAEFVSWRWEPMKNLTGLIIPFKRPVYERVVKEFSALADE from the coding sequence ATGGCGCGTTATGAGGATCTGCCCTACCGGACCTGTGTCGGCGTCATGCTGATCAACACGAAGGGACTGGTGTTCATCGGCCGCCGTGCCGGCGGCATCGAGCATGTCGACGACAGCCATGTCTGGCAGATGCCGCAAGGCGGCGTCGATCCCGGCGAGGACACCTGGGACGCGGCCAAGCGCGAGCTCTACGAGGAGACCAGCGTGCGCTCGGTCGAGCGACTCGGCGAGGTCCCGGACTGGCTGATCTACGACATCCCGCGCACGGTTGCGGGGCGCGCCTGGAAGGGCCGCTATCGCGGCCAGCGCCAGAAATGGTTCGCGGTCCGCTTCACCGGCAAGGACAGCGAGATCAATGTCGAGAAGCCCGGCGGCGGCGGCCACAAGGCCGAGTTCGTGAGCTGGCGCTGGGAGCCGATGAAGAACCTGACCGGGCTGATCATCCCGTTCAAGCGCCCGGTCTATGAGCGTGTGGTGAAGGAATTTTCCGCGCTGGCGGACGAATAA